One segment of Acyrthosiphon pisum isolate AL4f unplaced genomic scaffold, pea_aphid_22Mar2018_4r6ur Scaffold_20828;HRSCAF=22262, whole genome shotgun sequence DNA contains the following:
- the LOC103308992 gene encoding uncharacterized protein LOC103308992 has translation MDDTYLDVTAGYIDDCKITQIDYHSFLPYSTSALSNNVEVRIALHNTDSYTLPCESYIYIEGTITKPTEITDEIRFINNGLAFLFSEMKYEINGNQIQKLVNPGISTTLKGYCSYNKTNISSHQNAAWDSDFKNVNKDFIDSGNFNGCINLKHLFGFCEDYKRILINCNQQLILNRVSIDMNAIKQYKNNEAVVDAPKLKDVKINITKILWRMPIVRVSDREKIRLLKVVNSQKPLTCTFRSWELCEYPFLPQNTSHSWKVKTSNKLEKPRYVIIGFQTDRKNSTSKAMSYFDHCKIKNLKVYLNSEVFPYEDFQSDFNKNKMATLYRAYAEFQKSYYGHDDVTPLLNRSEFKNHSPIIVVDTSRQNDNVKMSTVDLRIELEAYEAFPASTSAYCLILHDQIITYNPFNGEVRTL, from the coding sequence ATGGACGACACATATTTAGACGTCACGGCTGGATACATCGATGATTGTAAAATAACACAAATTGATTATCATTCTTTTTTACCGTATTCAACATCAGCTCTTTCTAATAATGTTGAGGTGCGTATTGCTTTACATAACACAGACTCTTATACTTTACCGTGCGAGAGTTATATTTACATCGAGGGAACAATAACCAAACCTACAGAAATAACTGACGAGATTAGATTTATAAACAACGGACTGGCATTTCTTTTCTCtgaaatgaaatatgaaataaacgGAAATCAAATTCAGAAACTCGTCAATCCGGGTATATCGACCACATTAAAAGGATATTGTTcgtacaataaaacaaatatttcctCACACCAAAACGCTGCCTGGGAtagtgattttaaaaatgttaataaagatTTTATTGATAGCGGTAATTTTAACGGATGTATTAATCTTAAACATTTGTTTGGTTTTTGCGAAGATTATAAACGcattttaataaactgtaaCCAGCAACTCATATTAAATAGAGTTTCGATTGATATGAATGCCATcaaacagtataaaaataatgaagctGTCGTAGACGCTCCTAAACTAAAAGacgttaaaataaacataacaaaaatattgtggcGGATGCCTATAGTGAGAGTTAGCGATAGAGAAAAAATTCGACTGTTGAAAGTAGTCAACAGTCAAAAACCTCTGACATGTACGTTCAGATCGTGGGAACTGTGTGAATACCCATTTTTACCTCAAAACACTTCACATTCGTGGAAAGTAAAGACATCCAACAAGTTAGAAAAACCTCGATATGTTATAATCGGATTTCAAACTGATAGGAAAAATAGCACAAGTAAAGCAATGTCATATTtcgatcattgtaaaattaaaaacttgaaagTCTATTTAAACTCCGAAGTATTTCCATATGAAGATTTTCAAAGTGACTTTAACAAGAATAAGATGGCGACATTATACCGCGCGTATGCAGAGTTCCAAAAATCTTACTACGGTCACGACGATGTAACACCTCTATTGAACCGATCAGAATTCAAAAATCACTCTCCAATCATAGTTGTTGACACGAGCCGACAGAACGACAACGTGAAAATGTCGACAGTGGACCTCAGAATTGAACTAGAAGCTTATGAGGCGTTTCCAGCTTCCACTTCcgcatattgtttaatattacatgaccaaattattacttataatccATTTAACGGAGAAGTAAGAaccttgtaa